The Canis lupus dingo isolate Sandy chromosome 4, ASM325472v2, whole genome shotgun sequence genome contains a region encoding:
- the DDX21 gene encoding nucleolar RNA helicase 2 isoform X1: protein MPGKLLSDAGLDSETAMEEVETPRKQNEKKGRKEKPKSIKTEEATEVKEEIPSPKAKKVKKKAESNEVDMNSPKSKKAKKKEEPSQDDIISPKTKSVKKTKESFEKKVVSPKTKKVIKSEEPSEEEISAPKPKKMKKEKEMNGEIGEKSPKLKNGFPHSGLVSNTSETLGEESSSELEQEIPVEQKEGAFSNFPISEETIKLLKARGVTFLFPIQAKTFYHVYSGKDLIAQARTGTGKTFSFAIPLIVKLQGELQDRKRGRAPQVLVLAPTRELANQVSRDFSDITRKLAVACFYGGTPYGGQIERMRNGIDILVGTPGRIKDHLQNGKLDLTKLKHVVLDEVDQMLDMGFADQVEEILSVAYKKDSEDNPQTLLFSATCPHWVYNVAKKYMKSTYEQVDLIGKKTQKTAITVEHLAIKCHWTQRAAVIGDVIRVYSGFHGRTIIFCETKKEAQELSQNVSIRQDAQSLHGDIPQKQREITLKGFRNGDFGVLVATNVAARGLDIPEVDLVIQSSPPKDVESYIHRSGRTGRAGRTGICICFYQHKEEYQLAQVEQKAGIKFKRIGVPSATEIIKASSKDAIRLLDSVPPTAISHFKQSAEKLIEEKGAVEALAAALAHISGATSVDQRSLINSDAGFVTMILRCSIEMPNISYAWKELKEQLGEDIDSKVKGMVFLKGKQGVCFDVPTAALTEIQEKWHDSRRWQLSVATEQPELEGPREGYRNFRGQREGSRGSRGQREGSRGFRGQREGNRSFRGQRSRGGNKNNRFQNKGQKRSFSKAFGQ, encoded by the exons ATGCCGGGGAAACTCCTTAGTGACGCGGGTTTGGACTCCGAGACCGCCATGGAAGAAGTGGAGACACCGCGGAAGCAGAATGAGAAG aaaggtagAAAGGAGAAACCAAAATCTATTAAGACTGAAGAGGCaacagaagtaaaagaagaaattcctTCCCCTAAagctaaaaaagttaaaaagaaagctgAGTCTAATGAGGTTGACATGAATTCTCCTAAatctaaaaaggcaaaaaagaaagaggagccaTCTCAGGATGACATAATTTCTCCTAAAACCAAAAgtgtgaaaaaaacaaaggagtcctttgaaaagaaagttgtttctcctaaaacaaaaaaagtaataaaaagtgaAGAACCTTCTGAAGAAGAGATAAGTGCTCCTAAGCccaagaagatgaagaaagaaaaggaaatgaatggagAAATTGGAGAGAAAAGCCCCAAACTGAAGAATGGATTCCCTCATTCTGGACTTGTCTCTAACACCAGTGAAACCCTAGGGGAAGAAAGTAGCAGTGAGTTAGAGCAG GAAATACCTGTGGAACAGAAAGAAGGAGCTTTCTCTAATTTTCCCATATCTGAAGAGACTATTAAACTTCTCAAAG CCCGTGGGGTGACCTTCCTGTTTCCTATACAAGCAAAGACATTTTACCATGTCTATAGTGGAAAGGACTTAATTGCACAGGCGCGGACAGGAACTGGGAAGACATTCTCCTTTGCCATCCCTTTGATTGTGAAGCTCCAGGGAGAACTGCAAGACAGGAAAAGAGGTCGTGCCCCTCAG gtACTGGTTCTTGCACCCACGAGGGAGTTGGCAAATCAAGTAAGCAGAGACTTCAGTGACATCACAAGAAAGCTGGCGGTGGCTTGTTTTTATGGTGGAACTCCCTATGGAGGTCAAA TTGAACGTATGCGGAATGGGATTGATATCCTGGTTGGGACCCCAGGTCGTATCAAAGACCACCTTCAGAATGGCAAGCTAGATCTCACCAAACTTAAGCATGTTGTCTTGGATGAAGTTGACCAGATGTTAGATATGGGGTTTGCTGATCAAGTGGAAGAGATTTTAAGTGTGGCATACAAAAAAG attcaGAAGACAATCCCCAAACATTGCTTTTTTCTGCAACTTGCCCTCATTGGGTATATAATGTTGCtaagaaatacatgaaatctaCATATGAACAGGTGGACCTGATTGGTAAAAAGACCCAGAAAACGGCAATAACCGTGGAG CACCTGGCTATCAAGTGCCACTGGACTCAAAGGGCAGCAGTTATTGGGGATGTGATCCGAGTATATAGTGGTTTTCATGGGCGTACCATTATCTTCTGCGAAACCAAGAAAGAAGCCCAGGAGTTGTCACAGAATGTGTCCATAAGGCAG GATGCCCAGTCATTGCATGGAGATATTcctcagaagcagagagaaatcaCTCTGAAAGGTTTTAGAAATGGTGATTTTGGAGTTTTGGTTGCAACTAATGTTGCTGCTCGTGGGTTAGACATCCCTGAGGTTGATCTGGTGATACAGAGTTCTCCACCAAAG GATGTGGAGTCCTATATTCATCGCTCTGGGAGGACGGGcagagctggaaggacagggattTGCATCTGCTTTTATCAGCACAAGGAGGAGTATCAGTTAGCACAAGTGGAGCAAAAAGCg GGAATTAAATTTAAACGAATAGGTGTCCCATCTGCAACAGAGATCATAAAAGCTTCCAGCAAAGATGCCATCAG GCTTTTGGATTCTGTGCCTCCCACTGCCATTAGTCATTTCAAGCAGTCAGCGGAGAAACTAATAGAGGAGAAAGGAGCCGTGGAAGCCCTGGCAGCAGCCTTGGCCCATATTTCAGGTGCCACATCAGTAGACCAGCGCTCTCTGATCAACTCAGATGCG GGCTTTGTGACCATGATCTTACGATGCTCAATTGAAATGCCAAACATTAGTTATGCTTGGAAAGAACTTAAAGAGCAGCTGGGAGAGGATATTGATTCCAAAGTGAAAGGAATGGTTTTTCTCAAAGGAAAGCAG GGGGTTTGCTTCGACGTCCCTACTGCAGCATTAACAGAAATACAG GAAAAATGGCATGATTCGCGTCGCTGGCAGCTCTCCGTGGCCACAGAGCAACCAGAGCTGGAAGGACCTCGGGAAGGATATCGAAACTTCCGTGGACAGCGGGAAGGCAGTCGAGGCTCCCGGGGACAGCGGGAAGGCAGTCGAGGCTTTAGAGGACAGCGGGAGGGAAATCGAAGCTTCAGAGGACAGCGATCAAGAGGTGGCAACAAAAATAACAGATTCCAAAACAAAGGCCAGAAGAGGAGTTTCAGTAAAGCATTTGGGCAGTAA
- the DDX21 gene encoding nucleolar RNA helicase 2 isoform X2, producing MEIPVEQKEGAFSNFPISEETIKLLKARGVTFLFPIQAKTFYHVYSGKDLIAQARTGTGKTFSFAIPLIVKLQGELQDRKRGRAPQVLVLAPTRELANQVSRDFSDITRKLAVACFYGGTPYGGQIERMRNGIDILVGTPGRIKDHLQNGKLDLTKLKHVVLDEVDQMLDMGFADQVEEILSVAYKKDSEDNPQTLLFSATCPHWVYNVAKKYMKSTYEQVDLIGKKTQKTAITVEHLAIKCHWTQRAAVIGDVIRVYSGFHGRTIIFCETKKEAQELSQNVSIRQDAQSLHGDIPQKQREITLKGFRNGDFGVLVATNVAARGLDIPEVDLVIQSSPPKDVESYIHRSGRTGRAGRTGICICFYQHKEEYQLAQVEQKAGIKFKRIGVPSATEIIKASSKDAIRLLDSVPPTAISHFKQSAEKLIEEKGAVEALAAALAHISGATSVDQRSLINSDAGFVTMILRCSIEMPNISYAWKELKEQLGEDIDSKVKGMVFLKGKQGVCFDVPTAALTEIQEKWHDSRRWQLSVATEQPELEGPREGYRNFRGQREGSRGSRGQREGSRGFRGQREGNRSFRGQRSRGGNKNNRFQNKGQKRSFSKAFGQ from the exons atg GAAATACCTGTGGAACAGAAAGAAGGAGCTTTCTCTAATTTTCCCATATCTGAAGAGACTATTAAACTTCTCAAAG CCCGTGGGGTGACCTTCCTGTTTCCTATACAAGCAAAGACATTTTACCATGTCTATAGTGGAAAGGACTTAATTGCACAGGCGCGGACAGGAACTGGGAAGACATTCTCCTTTGCCATCCCTTTGATTGTGAAGCTCCAGGGAGAACTGCAAGACAGGAAAAGAGGTCGTGCCCCTCAG gtACTGGTTCTTGCACCCACGAGGGAGTTGGCAAATCAAGTAAGCAGAGACTTCAGTGACATCACAAGAAAGCTGGCGGTGGCTTGTTTTTATGGTGGAACTCCCTATGGAGGTCAAA TTGAACGTATGCGGAATGGGATTGATATCCTGGTTGGGACCCCAGGTCGTATCAAAGACCACCTTCAGAATGGCAAGCTAGATCTCACCAAACTTAAGCATGTTGTCTTGGATGAAGTTGACCAGATGTTAGATATGGGGTTTGCTGATCAAGTGGAAGAGATTTTAAGTGTGGCATACAAAAAAG attcaGAAGACAATCCCCAAACATTGCTTTTTTCTGCAACTTGCCCTCATTGGGTATATAATGTTGCtaagaaatacatgaaatctaCATATGAACAGGTGGACCTGATTGGTAAAAAGACCCAGAAAACGGCAATAACCGTGGAG CACCTGGCTATCAAGTGCCACTGGACTCAAAGGGCAGCAGTTATTGGGGATGTGATCCGAGTATATAGTGGTTTTCATGGGCGTACCATTATCTTCTGCGAAACCAAGAAAGAAGCCCAGGAGTTGTCACAGAATGTGTCCATAAGGCAG GATGCCCAGTCATTGCATGGAGATATTcctcagaagcagagagaaatcaCTCTGAAAGGTTTTAGAAATGGTGATTTTGGAGTTTTGGTTGCAACTAATGTTGCTGCTCGTGGGTTAGACATCCCTGAGGTTGATCTGGTGATACAGAGTTCTCCACCAAAG GATGTGGAGTCCTATATTCATCGCTCTGGGAGGACGGGcagagctggaaggacagggattTGCATCTGCTTTTATCAGCACAAGGAGGAGTATCAGTTAGCACAAGTGGAGCAAAAAGCg GGAATTAAATTTAAACGAATAGGTGTCCCATCTGCAACAGAGATCATAAAAGCTTCCAGCAAAGATGCCATCAG GCTTTTGGATTCTGTGCCTCCCACTGCCATTAGTCATTTCAAGCAGTCAGCGGAGAAACTAATAGAGGAGAAAGGAGCCGTGGAAGCCCTGGCAGCAGCCTTGGCCCATATTTCAGGTGCCACATCAGTAGACCAGCGCTCTCTGATCAACTCAGATGCG GGCTTTGTGACCATGATCTTACGATGCTCAATTGAAATGCCAAACATTAGTTATGCTTGGAAAGAACTTAAAGAGCAGCTGGGAGAGGATATTGATTCCAAAGTGAAAGGAATGGTTTTTCTCAAAGGAAAGCAG GGGGTTTGCTTCGACGTCCCTACTGCAGCATTAACAGAAATACAG GAAAAATGGCATGATTCGCGTCGCTGGCAGCTCTCCGTGGCCACAGAGCAACCAGAGCTGGAAGGACCTCGGGAAGGATATCGAAACTTCCGTGGACAGCGGGAAGGCAGTCGAGGCTCCCGGGGACAGCGGGAAGGCAGTCGAGGCTTTAGAGGACAGCGGGAGGGAAATCGAAGCTTCAGAGGACAGCGATCAAGAGGTGGCAACAAAAATAACAGATTCCAAAACAAAGGCCAGAAGAGGAGTTTCAGTAAAGCATTTGGGCAGTAA